TGCGCTCGCCGCCAGGCGAATCACCATTGTCCCGTTGCTGCTCGACGCCGGAGCCGATCCCGCGCTCGAATGCGCCGGCTACACCCCGCTCGCCATCGCGGAAAGCGGCGGGTTCGACGCGGGCGCTGCACTGATCCGGCAGGCGCTGACCACTCGGGGGAATGCGTGAACCATCCGGGCGGCGGCAATGGCGGCAATGGCGGCAACGGCGGCAACGGGCACGGCGGGAACGGGAACGGCGGCCAGGGCGGCAGCGGAAACGGTGGCAACGGCGGGCGGCCACATCGCAGGCGCGGTGGACGCGGGCGCGGCAGGCGCCCGGGCGGGGGGAACGGACAGAACGTTCGCGGCAATGGCGGGGGCGGCGGCGGCAATGGCGGTGGCGGCGGCGGAGGGAACGGCGGCACCGCGGTGCAGACCCCGCGCGCTCCGGCCGACAGCGGCCAGCGAATCGACGTCGAGGGGGTCCTCGAGGTCTCCGATCGCGGCGGCGGTTTCCTCCGGATGCAGCGCGCGTCGTACCTCGCCAGCGGCAACGACGTCTATCTCCAGCCGGGAACGATCAGCCGGTATGGGCTCCGCGCCGGCGATGAGATCACCGGCGTCGCGCATCCCGCCCGAGGCGGGCGCGGTCCGCTGCTGGAAAGCGTCACGACGATCTTTGGCCGCGAACCGGCGGCGATCGAGAAGCGACCGGACTTCAACCGCCTCCCCGCAACGCATCCGACCCACACATTGCGCCTCACCAAGCCGGGCGGGATTCCCCGCGGCGGTGACGTCACCGCGGCGATCGTCGACCTCCTCGTCCCGCTCGGCAAGGGACAGCGATGCCTCCTCGTGGCGCCGGCAAAGGCCGGCAAGACCACGCTCCTCACCGCGATTGCGCGGGGGATCATCGAGAACCAGCCCGACGCGACCGTGTACATCCTCCTGGCCGACGAACGCCCGGAGGAAGTGACCGAGATGGAACTCGCCAACGCCGGCGAAGTGATCGCATCGAGCTTCGATCACGGTGCCGACCGCCACGTGGCGGTGGCGGAGATGACGCTCGAACGTGCCCGGCGGCGCGTGGAGCTCGGCGAAGATGTGGTGATCATCCTCGATTCGCTGACCCGGCTGGCGCGCGCCTACAACAACATCGACAAGGGATCGGGGCGCACGCTCTCGGGCGGCATCGGCGCCGAGGCGCTCGAGCGGCCCAAGCGATTCTTCGGAAGCGCGCGCGCGGTCGATCCACGTCACGGGGAAGGATCGCTCACGATCATCGCGACGGCGTTGAAGGACACCGGGTCGAAGGCCGACGAAGTGATCTTCGAGGAGTTCAAGGGAACCGGCAATTCCGAGATCGTGCTGAGCCGCGAACTCGCCGACCGGCGCATCTTCCCGGCAATCGACGTCGCCGCAAGCGGCACCCGTCGCGAAGAACTGCTGCTCGACCCGATGTCGCTCAAGCGGGCACACGAGCTCCGTGCCGCCACCGCCGGCCTTCCAACCACCAAGCAGATCGAAGTGGTTCGCGAGCTGTTGCAGCGCGGGCTGTAGTCCACCCATCACCGCACAGGAGCGACCATGATCCGACGCGTTGCCTGGACCGTTGCCATGATCGGCGTGATTGCCTGCAACAGCAACAGCAATGACACCGTCGCCGTGACGACGGGGACGTATGTCGCGACAAGTTTTTCTACGACGATCAATGGGCAGGCGGCGGTCAATCAGCTGACCAATGGATCATCGCTGTCAATCACGATCAATTCGGACGGTTCAACGACCGGGCAACTCGTGTTGGTGGGTGGGGCGGAAGGCGGCGGCACCCTGACCGCGAGCATGGCGGGGACCTGGACCCAGAGTGGCAGCACGCTGACGTTGACCCAGAGCGCCGACACCTTCGTCAGGGACCTGACCTTCACCATTACCGGAAACAAATTGATCGCCAGTGCAACGTTTACCGATAGCCAGTTGCAGGTCACGCTGACGCGATCGGGCTCCTGACTGTCGGCACGGGCACGAACGGCTGCGCGCGCGGCGGTGCTGATCCGTTGCGCCGCGGGCCATCGGTCCTACGACAGGAATTCGTGCAGCAATCCGTGGAAGTGATGCACGCCGTTCTCCCGCTTCGGTGAGTAGCGGCCGCGATCGTACGAACGCGAGCGGAGGTTCTGCTGCACCCGCTCGCAGATGCTGATGTCCTCGTCCTGAATCTCGTCACTGAACGCCATCAATTTCGACCACGCCGGATCGGCGGCAACGTCCGC
This genomic interval from Gemmatimonadales bacterium contains the following:
- the rho gene encoding transcription termination factor Rho; its protein translation is MNHPGGGNGGNGGNGGNGHGGNGNGGQGGSGNGGNGGRPHRRRGGRGRGRRPGGGNGQNVRGNGGGGGGNGGGGGGGNGGTAVQTPRAPADSGQRIDVEGVLEVSDRGGGFLRMQRASYLASGNDVYLQPGTISRYGLRAGDEITGVAHPARGGRGPLLESVTTIFGREPAAIEKRPDFNRLPATHPTHTLRLTKPGGIPRGGDVTAAIVDLLVPLGKGQRCLLVAPAKAGKTTLLTAIARGIIENQPDATVYILLADERPEEVTEMELANAGEVIASSFDHGADRHVAVAEMTLERARRRVELGEDVVIILDSLTRLARAYNNIDKGSGRTLSGGIGAEALERPKRFFGSARAVDPRHGEGSLTIIATALKDTGSKADEVIFEEFKGTGNSEIVLSRELADRRIFPAIDVAASGTRREELLLDPMSLKRAHELRAATAGLPTTKQIEVVRELLQRGL